The following nucleotide sequence is from Primulina tabacum isolate GXHZ01 chromosome 2, ASM2559414v2, whole genome shotgun sequence.
TCTTTTGTAGGCGTATTTACGAAGCAATTCTTGAGCTAGATGAAAGCTATCAAAGATAGAACGTCCATGGATAAAAGCAGCTTGTGCTCCATCAATAAGTTTATCAATCACTAGCTTGAGTCTACAAACAAGGATTTTAGAAATGATTTTGTATACCACTGAGCAACAAGAAATCGGCCGATAGTCATTGACAGAGGTCGCATTCGAGCATTTCGGAACAAGTGCGATGATTGAGTGGTTCCATTGCTTCAATAATCAACCCTCCACAAAGAATTCATTCACAGCCTCAATGACCTCGTGTTTGATTAGATCCCAAGCGTGTTTGAAGAAGAAGGAGCCAAAACCATCCGAGCCCAGTGCTTTGTCATTATCTATGTCGAATAGAGCTGCTCTGATTTCATCAATAGATACTCTAGCAGTCAATGCATTCCAGTCACTAGTCAAGACACACGGGCCACTCAAGATAACATCTCTATTCACAGTATATCTGTCCATTTTCTGACCAAGTAGCCCTTTGTAAAAAACCACGAAACAGTTAGCAATATCATTTGGGACATTTGTAGTTATACCATCTGGCTTCTGTAATGCAACAATCGAATTTCTCTTATTAGTTCTTTTGATGAAGTCATGAAAGAACTTAGTGCATCTGTCTCCTTGTTGCATATATCTGAGTTTTGCCTTTTGAGCAATAAATAATCTCTCTGCTTCTAGTATTAACTCAGCTTTCCTTTTTTCCTCCTTGTAAGTCACTGGCATGACCCCCGAATTGAGAATTAGCACTTGCAAAGTTTCTAGCTCTTGTTTTGCAGCCTTCGCTCGACTTGAAATATTACTTAATTTGGTATGGTTGAGCTGTTTCAGTGGTATTTTAAGCCCATTCAACATCTACTTGAGCCTATACTGAGTTGTACCATGCCCTGCGAACCTCAAATATCTTTCAACAAGTACCGTAAAAATCATCACTAATAGCCCCCATGTTGAAGAACTTGAATATCTTTTTTCTCTTAGCTCTCGATTCTAGCAAAGAAACAAGAGACACAGTGTGGTCCGAAATACAAACAGGTGGCATAAATTCTGCGAGACCATCTAGATTAGAAGAGTTCCAGCAATGATTAACAAGAACTCTATCTAGTTTGCTACAAATTTTGAGCATCTGCATGTCAAAATTCTTCTCcttgtttgatttatattttattatcttgCTTTCTTAAATTTTCTATCAATGCAATGTCTGAAACATTGACCAAATATTTATATGTTCATTTaactttaaatttaaaataaagttctAACCATTTTTggttataaaacatatatgtttatttagcttgaaatttaaaaaattaagttcgaacaattttttattataaaatgcagaaaatatattgttggtttaaaaaatattaatagtaGTCAACTTTTCATGTGAAAAATGCATAGTAAAAAActatgtaaaaaaatatttatagtgTTCCACTTTTTGATTTGAAAAAATGCATAGTTatgtataatttaaataaataaataaaattaaaagcaTATCAATTATTAACTAATAGTGGGAAAAAAATGCACAATAATGTATAAATctatcaaataaataaattaaaattttaaaaattaagtcTGAAACTCTAACCAAAACTAAGTTTTTATTATAATGTATATGTACATTTCTCATGAATATTTTTAGGAATTTTGACACATATaactaatataataataatacaagGTCGAAATCTATTATTACTCCTAAAAAACGAAATGAAAAAATTGTGGTGATATTGATCAACGGTGCAGATTCCCCCCACAATAATAAGCATTTCCCGCCAAATTATACGCTATAATTTTACACTCCTCACTTCTGCCACCTCTTCCGCCGCTTCCTGTTTCCTCTCCTCCACTACTCCTGCCGGAAAATGGCAGAGACACCAAAGACTAAGAAATCCAAGGCGTCTTCAAACAAAACCCCCGATCTAAAGCAGTCCATTTCTCC
It contains:
- the LOC142537123 gene encoding uncharacterized protein LOC142537123 → MLNGLKIPLKQLNHTKLSNISSRAKAAKQELETLQVLILNSGVMPVTYKEEKRKAELILEAERLFIAQKAKLRYMQQGDRCTKFFHDFIKRTNKRNSIVALQKPDGITTNVPNDIANCFVVFYKGLLGQKMDRYTVNRDVILSGPCVLTSDWNALTARVSIDEIRAALFDIDNDKALGSDGFGSFFFKHAWDLIKHEVIEAVNEFFVEG